The nucleotide sequence GCTCGACAGTTTGACTTCCACGCGCCCCCCAAATGCCTTTTCCGCGGGATCGATGGTGTGATAACGGCGCGTCCATTCCGGGTCTTCAACGGTCCGAATCTTTTGCCACAGTCGAACCGTGTCTGGACGTCTTGCCCGTTGGGGCGTATAGCTGTCCACGTGATGCCAACGCCCGTCCTGCAAGGCCACGGCGAAAATGTACATGATGCTGTGGTCCAGCGTTTCGCGGCTGGCTTTGGGGTCCATCTTCTGAGGATCGTTTGCCCCGGTGCCGATCACATAGTGCGTGTGATGACTCGTGTGAATGGTCACGGACTCGACATCGTCAGTATTCGCTATCCGCGCGCGAAGCCGGAACGCCAGGTCAATCAGCGCTTGCGATTGGTATTCCGCCGAATGCTCTTTCGTGTAGCTGTCCAGAATCGATCGTTTGCTTTCGCCGGGCTCGGGCAACGG is from Candidatus Hydrogenedentota bacterium and encodes:
- a CDS encoding MmgE/PrpD family protein; protein product: PLPEPGESKRSILDSYTKEHSAEYQSQALIDLAFRLRARIANTDDVESVTIHTSHHTHYVIGTGANDPQKMDPKASRETLDHSIMYIFAVALQDGRWHHVDSYTPQRARRPDTVRLWQKIRTVEDPEWTRRYHTIDPAEKAFGGRVEVKLSSGEIITDELAVANAHPLGARPFGRSDYIHKFETLTEGIVSEKECRRFLETVQNLPDAKWNDFGGLTVQADAVRLQRKARDHRGIF